A genomic window from Pseudocitrobacter corydidari includes:
- the baeR gene encoding two-component system response regulator BaeR, producing the protein MTELPIDENTPRILIVEDEPKLGQLLIDYLLAANYAPTLISHGDQVLPFVHDTPPDLILLDLMLPGTDGLTLCREIRRFSEVPIVMVTAKIEEIDRLLGLEIGADDYICKPYSPREVVARVKTILRRCKPRRDVQALDAQSPLIVDENRFQASWRDRLLDLTPAEFRLLKTLSQEPGKVFSREQLLNHLYDDYRVVTDRTIDSHIKNLRRKLEALDAEQSFIRAVYGVGYRWEADACRMA; encoded by the coding sequence ATGACTGAGTTACCGATAGACGAAAACACCCCGCGCATTTTGATTGTCGAGGACGAACCCAAGCTCGGGCAATTGCTGATTGATTATCTGCTGGCGGCCAACTACGCGCCAACGCTTATCAGCCACGGTGATCAGGTTCTGCCTTTTGTGCACGACACGCCGCCGGATCTGATCCTGCTGGATCTCATGCTACCGGGTACCGATGGCCTGACGCTGTGCCGCGAAATTCGTCGCTTCTCAGAAGTGCCTATCGTGATGGTCACCGCCAAAATCGAAGAGATTGATCGTCTGCTGGGGCTGGAAATCGGTGCGGATGATTACATCTGCAAACCTTACAGCCCGCGTGAAGTGGTGGCGCGCGTGAAAACCATCCTGCGCCGCTGCAAGCCGCGTCGCGATGTGCAGGCGCTGGACGCGCAAAGCCCGCTGATTGTCGATGAAAACCGTTTTCAGGCCTCATGGCGCGATCGCCTGCTGGACTTAACCCCCGCAGAATTCCGCCTGCTGAAAACCCTGTCGCAGGAGCCGGGAAAAGTCTTCTCGCGCGAACAGCTGCTGAACCACCTTTACGACGACTATCGCGTGGTCACCGACCGCACCATCGACAGCCATATCAAAAACCTGCGCCGCAAGCTGGAAGCGCTCGACGCTGAACAGTCTTTTATCCGCGCGGTGTATGGCGTGGGATATCGCTGGGAAGCGGATGCGTGCCGGATGGCATGA
- the baeS gene encoding two-component system sensor histidine kinase BaeS: MKLWRPGITGKLFLAIFATCIVLLITMHWAVRVSFERGFIDYIKHGNEQRLELLSDALAEQYAQHGNWRFLRNNDRFIFQILRSFEHDNNDEHRPPGPPGPPGPSMPPHGWRTQFWVVDQRERVLVGPREPVPPDGTRRAIVVNGLEVGAVIASPVERLTRNTDINFDEQQRRTSWLIVALSTLLAALATFPLARGLLAPVKRLVEGTHKLAAGDFSTRVDARGSDELGRLAQDFNQLASTLDRNQQMRRDFMADISHELRTPLAVLRGELEAIQDGVRKFTPESVASLQAEVATLTKLVNDLHQLSMSDEGALAYQKAPVDLVSLLEIAAGAFRERLASRGLTLHLSLPDSAMVFGDRDRLMQLFNNVLENSLRYTDCGGDVHIRARKTLQNVAVEFADSGPGVSDEQLAMLCERFYRTEGSRNRASGGSGLGLAICVNIVTAHGGKLDAAHSPFGGVSIKVELPLDRDTSREL; encoded by the coding sequence GTGAAACTATGGCGTCCGGGGATCACCGGAAAACTTTTCCTCGCCATCTTCGCCACCTGCATCGTGCTGTTAATCACGATGCACTGGGCGGTTCGCGTCAGTTTTGAACGCGGGTTTATTGATTACATTAAGCACGGCAACGAGCAGCGCCTTGAACTGCTGAGTGACGCGCTGGCGGAGCAGTACGCGCAGCACGGTAACTGGCGTTTTCTGCGTAATAACGATCGCTTTATCTTCCAGATTTTGCGCTCGTTCGAGCATGATAATAATGACGAGCATCGCCCACCGGGCCCGCCAGGGCCACCGGGGCCATCCATGCCACCGCACGGCTGGCGCACGCAGTTTTGGGTGGTCGATCAGCGCGAGCGCGTTCTGGTAGGCCCACGCGAGCCGGTTCCGCCGGACGGCACCCGCCGCGCGATTGTTGTCAATGGGCTGGAAGTCGGTGCGGTTATCGCCTCGCCAGTGGAGCGCCTGACGCGTAATACGGATATTAATTTCGACGAGCAGCAGCGCCGCACCAGTTGGCTGATTGTCGCGCTCTCGACGCTACTCGCCGCCCTGGCGACCTTCCCGCTGGCGCGTGGTTTACTGGCTCCGGTGAAACGGCTGGTGGAAGGCACGCATAAACTGGCGGCGGGCGATTTCTCGACGCGCGTTGACGCGCGCGGCAGCGATGAACTCGGCAGGCTGGCGCAGGACTTCAACCAGCTCGCCAGCACGCTCGACCGCAATCAGCAGATGCGCCGCGATTTTATGGCCGATATCTCTCATGAATTGCGAACCCCGCTGGCAGTGCTGCGCGGCGAGCTGGAAGCGATTCAGGATGGCGTGCGTAAGTTCACCCCGGAATCGGTCGCATCGTTGCAGGCGGAAGTCGCCACGCTGACCAAACTGGTGAACGATCTGCATCAGCTTTCGATGTCCGACGAAGGCGCGCTGGCTTATCAAAAAGCGCCGGTTGACCTCGTTTCCCTGCTGGAAATTGCCGCTGGCGCTTTCCGCGAACGTTTGGCCAGCCGCGGCTTAACGCTGCATCTTTCATTACCCGATAGCGCAATGGTCTTCGGCGATCGCGACCGCCTGATGCAGCTTTTTAATAACGTGCTGGAAAACAGCCTGCGTTACACCGACTGCGGCGGTGACGTGCATATCCGCGCCAGAAAAACGCTGCAAAACGTCGCAGTTGAGTTCGCCGACAGCGGGCCGGGCGTGAGCGATGAACAGCTTGCCATGCTGTGCGAGCGTTTTTACCGAACTGAAGGATCGCGCAACCGCGCCAGCGGCGGCTCCGGCCTGGGGCTGGCGATTTGCGTAAACATTGTTACCGCCCACGGCGGAAAGCTTGATGCCGCCCATTCGCCTTTTGGCGGGGTAAGCATTAAAGTAGAGTTACCGCTGGATCGCGACACATCGAGAGAGTTATGA
- a CDS encoding MFS transporter — translation MTELPASVRWQLWIVAFGFFMQSLDTTIVNTALPSMAASLGESPLHMHMVVVSYVLTVAVMLPASGWLADRVGVRNIFFTAIVLFTAGSLFCSLAGTLNELVMARVLQGVGGAMMVPVGRLTVMKIVPRSQYMAAMTFVTLPGQVGPLLGPALGGVLVEYASWHWIFLINIPVGIIGGIATLMLMPNYTLQTRRFDLSGFIVLALGMAVLTLALDGQKGLGISSLTLGILVAVGVASILFYLWHAKGNDNALFSLKLFRTPTFSLGLAGSFAGRIGSGMLPFMTPVFLQIGLGFSPFHAGLMMIPMVLGSMGMKRIVVQVVNRFGYRHVLVTTTIGLALVSLLFMATALAGWYYALPLVLFIQGMVNSSRFSSMNTLTLKDLPDEHASSGNSLLSMIMQLSMSIGVTVAGLLLGMFGQQHVAADSTATHQVFMYTYLCMALIIALPALIFARVPDDVTKNVVIARRKRSEQ, via the coding sequence ATGACAGAACTCCCGGCCAGCGTGCGCTGGCAACTGTGGATAGTGGCGTTCGGCTTCTTTATGCAGTCGCTGGACACCACTATCGTCAACACCGCCCTCCCCTCTATGGCGGCAAGTCTTGGAGAGAGCCCGCTGCATATGCATATGGTGGTGGTCTCTTACGTGCTGACCGTCGCGGTGATGCTTCCCGCCTCCGGCTGGCTGGCGGACAGAGTGGGCGTGCGCAATATCTTCTTCACCGCCATTGTGCTGTTCACCGCCGGGTCGCTGTTTTGCTCGCTGGCGGGCACGCTCAATGAGCTGGTGATGGCGCGCGTATTACAGGGCGTAGGCGGCGCGATGATGGTGCCCGTAGGAAGGCTGACGGTGATGAAAATCGTCCCTCGCTCGCAGTATATGGCGGCGATGACTTTCGTCACTCTGCCCGGCCAGGTTGGACCGCTGCTGGGCCCGGCGCTCGGCGGCGTGCTGGTGGAATACGCCTCCTGGCACTGGATCTTCCTGATAAACATTCCGGTCGGCATTATCGGCGGCATCGCCACCCTGATGCTGATGCCCAACTACACGCTACAAACCCGCCGCTTTGACCTGAGCGGATTTATCGTGCTGGCGCTGGGCATGGCGGTGCTGACGCTGGCACTCGATGGGCAGAAAGGCCTTGGCATCTCAAGTCTGACGCTGGGGATTCTGGTCGCCGTCGGCGTCGCCTCGATTCTGTTTTATCTCTGGCACGCCAAAGGCAACGACAACGCGCTGTTTAGCCTGAAGCTTTTTCGCACGCCGACGTTTTCGCTCGGCCTGGCGGGCAGTTTCGCCGGGCGTATTGGTAGCGGCATGCTGCCCTTTATGACGCCGGTCTTTTTGCAGATTGGTCTTGGATTTTCGCCATTTCACGCCGGGCTGATGATGATCCCGATGGTGCTCGGCAGCATGGGGATGAAACGTATTGTGGTGCAGGTGGTTAACCGTTTTGGCTATCGCCATGTGCTGGTCACCACCACCATTGGCCTCGCGCTGGTCAGCCTGTTGTTTATGGCGACAGCGCTGGCGGGCTGGTATTACGCGCTGCCGCTGGTGCTGTTTATTCAGGGGATGGTCAACTCCAGCCGCTTCTCGTCGATGAACACGCTGACGCTGAAAGATTTACCCGATGAACACGCCAGCAGCGGCAATAGCCTGCTGTCGATGATCATGCAGCTCTCGATGAGTATTGGCGTTACCGTAGCGGGCTTACTGCTGGGGATGTTCGGCCAGCAGCACGTTGCCGCCGACAGCACCGCCACGCACCAGGTCTTTATGTACACCTATCTGTGCATGGCGCTGATTATCGCCCTGCCCGCCCTGATTTTTGCCCGCGTACCTGACGACGTCACCAAAAACGTGGTTATCGCCCGACGAAAAAGGAGTGAACAGTGA
- the mdtC gene encoding multidrug efflux RND transporter permease subunit MdtC produces the protein MKFFALFIYRPVATILISIAITLCGVLGFRLLPVAPLPQVDFPVIMVSASLPGASPETMASSVATPLERSLGRIAGVSEMTSSSSLGSTRIILQFNFDRDINGAARDVQAAINAAQSLLPSGMPSRPTYRKANPSDAPIMILTLTSDTYSQGELYDFASTQLAQSIAQIDGVGDVDVGGSSLPAVRVGLNPQALFNQGVSLDDVRTAISNANVRKPQGALEDNAHRWQIQTNDELKTAAEYQPLIIHYNNGAAVRLGDVATVTDSVQDVRNAGMTNAKPAILLMIRKLPEANIIETVDAIRAELPELQQTIPAAIDLQIAQDRSPTIRASLEEVEQTLVISVALVILVVFLFLRSGRATLIPAVAVPVSLIGTFAAMYLCGFSLNNLSLMALTIATGFVVDDAIVVLENISRHIETGMKPMQAALQGSREVGFTVLSMSVSLVAVFLPLLLMDGLPGRLLREFAVTLSVAIGISLAVSLTLTPMMCGWMLKRQPAHTPTRKKGLGRLLVGLQQGYGKSLHWVLKHSRMVGLVFLATVALNVWLYIAIPKTFFPEQDTGVLMGGIQADQSISFQAMRGKLQDFMKIIREDPAVDNVTGFTGGSRVNSGMMFITLKSRGERHDSAQQVIDRLRKKLAKEPGANLFLMAVQDIRVGGRQSNASYQYTLLSDDLSALREWEPKIRKALAALPELADVNSDQEDNGAEMDLIYDRETMSRLGISVQTANSLLNNAFGQRQISTIYQPLNQYKVVMEVDPVYTQDVSALDKMFVINNEGKAIPLSYFAKWQPANAPLSVNHQGLSAASTVSFNLPTGKSLSEASEAIDRAMTQLGVPSTVRGSFAGTAQVFQETMNSQIILIIAAIATVYIVLGMLYESYVHPLTILSTLPSAGVGALLALELFNAPFSLIALIGIMLLIGIVKKNAIMMVDFALEAQRNGNLSPEEAIFQACLLRFRPIMMTTLAALFGALPLVISSGDGSELRQPLGITIVGGLVVSQLLTLYTTPVVYLFFDRLRLRFSRKSRQSVTE, from the coding sequence ATGAAGTTTTTTGCTCTCTTCATTTACCGCCCGGTGGCGACGATTTTAATCTCTATCGCCATCACCCTCTGCGGCGTACTGGGCTTCCGGCTGCTGCCGGTGGCCCCGCTGCCGCAGGTTGATTTCCCGGTCATTATGGTCAGCGCCTCGCTGCCTGGCGCATCACCGGAAACCATGGCGTCGTCGGTCGCCACGCCGCTGGAGCGTTCGCTCGGGCGCATTGCTGGGGTCAGCGAAATGACCTCCAGCAGCTCGCTCGGCAGTACGCGCATCATTTTGCAGTTTAATTTTGACCGCGATATCAATGGCGCCGCGCGCGATGTGCAGGCCGCGATCAATGCCGCGCAAAGCCTGTTGCCAAGCGGCATGCCCAGCCGTCCGACCTATCGCAAAGCCAACCCGTCCGATGCGCCGATCATGATCCTGACGCTGACCTCGGATACTTACTCCCAGGGTGAGCTGTATGATTTCGCCTCGACGCAGCTGGCGCAAAGCATCGCGCAGATTGACGGCGTGGGTGATGTCGACGTCGGCGGCAGTTCACTGCCCGCCGTACGCGTGGGGCTGAACCCGCAGGCGCTGTTTAATCAGGGCGTGTCGCTGGACGATGTGCGTACCGCCATCAGCAATGCCAACGTGCGTAAGCCGCAGGGGGCGCTGGAAGATAACGCCCATCGCTGGCAGATTCAGACCAACGACGAACTGAAGACGGCAGCGGAATACCAGCCGTTAATCATCCATTACAACAACGGTGCGGCGGTGCGCCTGGGCGATGTCGCGACGGTGACAGACTCGGTGCAGGACGTGCGTAACGCCGGGATGACCAACGCCAAACCGGCGATTTTGTTGATGATCCGCAAACTGCCGGAAGCCAACATTATCGAAACGGTGGACGCCATCCGCGCCGAACTACCGGAGCTTCAGCAGACCATTCCGGCAGCGATTGATTTGCAAATCGCGCAGGATCGCTCGCCAACGATTCGCGCCTCTCTCGAGGAGGTCGAGCAGACGCTGGTGATTTCCGTCGCGCTGGTGATCCTGGTGGTATTCCTGTTCCTGCGATCCGGTCGCGCGACGCTGATCCCCGCCGTCGCCGTTCCTGTCTCGCTGATCGGCACCTTCGCCGCGATGTATTTGTGCGGCTTCAGCCTGAATAACCTGTCGTTGATGGCGCTCACTATCGCCACCGGATTCGTGGTAGATGATGCCATTGTGGTGCTGGAAAACATCTCGCGCCATATCGAAACCGGAATGAAACCGATGCAGGCCGCCCTTCAGGGGAGCCGGGAAGTCGGGTTTACGGTGCTGTCGATGAGCGTGTCGCTGGTGGCAGTATTCCTGCCGCTGTTGCTGATGGACGGGCTGCCGGGCCGCTTGCTGCGTGAATTTGCGGTAACGCTGTCGGTGGCGATTGGTATTTCGCTGGCCGTGTCGCTGACCTTAACGCCGATGATGTGTGGCTGGATGCTCAAGCGCCAGCCCGCCCATACCCCCACCCGCAAAAAAGGTCTCGGGCGTTTACTGGTTGGCCTGCAACAGGGCTACGGCAAGTCCCTGCATTGGGTGCTGAAACACTCGCGGATGGTTGGTCTGGTTTTCCTCGCCACCGTTGCGCTGAACGTCTGGCTCTATATTGCCATTCCGAAAACCTTCTTCCCGGAGCAGGATACCGGCGTGCTGATGGGCGGCATTCAGGCTGACCAGAGCATCTCTTTCCAGGCGATGCGCGGAAAATTGCAGGACTTCATGAAGATCATCCGTGAAGATCCGGCGGTAGATAACGTGACCGGCTTTACCGGCGGCTCGCGGGTGAACAGCGGGATGATGTTTATCACCCTGAAATCACGCGGTGAACGGCATGATTCAGCCCAGCAGGTGATCGACCGCCTGCGTAAGAAGCTGGCGAAAGAGCCAGGCGCTAACCTGTTTCTGATGGCGGTGCAGGATATCCGCGTCGGCGGGCGTCAGTCCAACGCCAGCTATCAGTACACGCTACTCTCTGACGACCTGAGCGCCCTGCGCGAGTGGGAACCGAAAATTCGTAAAGCGCTGGCCGCCTTACCGGAACTGGCGGACGTGAACTCGGATCAGGAAGATAACGGTGCCGAGATGGATCTGATTTATGACCGGGAAACCATGTCGCGCCTCGGTATCAGCGTTCAGACGGCCAACAGTCTGTTGAACAACGCCTTTGGTCAGCGGCAGATTTCGACCATCTATCAACCGCTTAACCAGTATAAGGTGGTGATGGAAGTGGATCCGGTCTACACCCAGGACGTTAGCGCGCTGGACAAAATGTTCGTCATTAACAACGAAGGCAAAGCGATTCCGCTTTCCTACTTCGCCAAATGGCAGCCGGCTAACGCACCGCTGTCGGTGAACCATCAGGGATTATCGGCGGCGTCGACGGTGTCATTTAACCTGCCAACCGGGAAATCGTTGTCGGAAGCGAGCGAAGCGATTGACCGCGCGATGACTCAGCTTGGCGTGCCGTCTACGGTACGCGGCTCGTTCGCCGGTACCGCACAAGTGTTCCAGGAGACGATGAACTCGCAGATAATTTTGATTATCGCCGCCATCGCCACCGTCTACATCGTGCTGGGTATGCTGTACGAGAGCTATGTTCATCCACTGACTATTCTCTCCACGTTACCGTCGGCGGGCGTCGGGGCTCTGCTGGCGCTGGAGCTGTTCAATGCCCCATTCAGCCTAATCGCGCTTATTGGGATCATGCTATTAATTGGCATCGTGAAGAAAAACGCCATTATGATGGTCGATTTTGCGCTGGAGGCGCAGCGAAACGGCAATCTGTCGCCTGAAGAAGCGATTTTCCAGGCCTGTCTGCTGCGTTTTCGCCCGATTATGATGACTACCCTGGCGGCGCTGTTTGGCGCCTTACCGCTGGTGATTTCCAGCGGTGACGGCTCGGAACTGCGTCAGCCGCTGGGGATCACCATTGTTGGTGGCCTGGTGGTCAGCCAGTTGCTGACGCTGTACACCACCCCGGTGGTTTATCTGTTCTTCGATCGTCTGCGCCTGCGTTTTTCGCGTAAATCCCGACAATCGGTAACCGAGTAA
- a CDS encoding MdtB/MuxB family multidrug efflux RND transporter permease subunit produces MQVLPPSNTGGPSRLFIMRPVATTLLMVAILIAGIIGYRFLPVSALPEVDYPTIQVVTLYPGASPDVMTSAVTAPLERQFGQMSGLKQMSSQSSGGASVVTLQFQLTLPLDVAEQEVQAAINAATNLLPDDLPNPPVYSKVNPADPPIMTLAVTSSAMPMTQVEDMVETRVAQKISQVSGVGLVTLAGGQRPAVRVKLNAQAIAALGLTSETVRTAITSANVNSAKGSLDGPTRAVTLSANDQMQSAEEYRKLIIAYQNGSPVRLGDVATIEQGAENTWLGAWANNQHAIVMNVQRQPGANIIATADSIRQMLPQLTESLPKSVKVEVLSDRTTNIRASVTDTQFELMLAIALVVMIIYLFLRNIPATIIPGVAVPLSLIGTFAVMVFLDFSINNLTLMALTIATGFVVDDAIVVIENISRYIEKGEKPLTAALKGAGEIGFTIISLTFSLIAVLIPLLFMGDIVGRLFREFAVTLAVAILISAVVSLTLTPMMCARMLSHESLRKQNRFSRASERFFDRVIAGYGHMLARVLKHPWLTLSVALGTLALSIILWVVIPKGFFPIQDNGIIQGTLQAPQSASFASMAQRQQQVSEIILKDPAVESLTSYVGVDGTNPALNSARLQINLKPLDERDDRVQKVIKRLQQNVDRVPGISLYLQPTQDLTIDTTVSRTQYQFTLQANSLDALSLWVPQLVTQLQTLPQLSDVSSDWQDQGLVAYVNVDRDSASRLGISMADVDNALYNAFGQRLISTIYTQANQYRVVLEHDTQATPGLAALDNVRLTSSDGGVVPLTAIAKVEQRFAPLSINHLDQFPVTTISFNVAGDYSLGDAVDAIMNAEKTLSFPTDIRTEFQGSSLAFQSALSSTVWLVVAAVVAMYIVLGVLYESFIHPITILSTLPTAGVGALLALMIAGSELDVIAIIGIILLIGIVKKNAIMMIDFALAAEREQGMPPHEAIYQACLLRFRPILMTTLAALLGALPLMLSTGVGAELRRPLGIGMVGGLLVSQVLTLFTTPVIYLLFDRLALHLKKRFPRHEEEA; encoded by the coding sequence ATGCAAGTTTTACCGCCGAGCAACACAGGCGGCCCATCCCGCCTGTTTATCATGCGCCCGGTCGCCACCACTCTGTTGATGGTGGCGATCCTGATTGCCGGGATCATCGGCTATCGCTTCCTGCCTGTCTCCGCCTTGCCGGAAGTAGATTACCCCACCATTCAGGTGGTCACGCTCTACCCTGGTGCCAGCCCGGACGTGATGACCTCCGCCGTCACCGCCCCGCTGGAGCGCCAGTTTGGCCAGATGTCCGGCCTGAAACAGATGTCCTCCCAGAGTTCAGGCGGGGCGTCAGTGGTTACCCTTCAGTTCCAGTTAACGTTACCGCTGGATGTTGCCGAGCAGGAGGTGCAGGCCGCCATCAATGCCGCCACGAACCTGCTGCCGGATGACCTGCCTAACCCGCCGGTCTACAGCAAAGTGAACCCGGCGGATCCGCCGATTATGACGCTCGCCGTCACCTCTTCCGCCATGCCAATGACCCAGGTGGAAGACATGGTGGAAACGCGCGTGGCGCAGAAAATTTCCCAGGTTTCCGGCGTCGGGCTGGTGACGCTGGCGGGTGGGCAGCGCCCTGCCGTGCGCGTGAAGCTGAATGCACAGGCCATTGCGGCATTGGGGTTAACCAGTGAAACCGTACGCACCGCAATCACCAGCGCGAACGTCAACTCGGCCAAAGGGAGCCTCGATGGCCCGACCCGCGCGGTAACGTTATCCGCGAACGACCAGATGCAGTCAGCGGAAGAGTATCGCAAGCTGATTATCGCTTATCAGAACGGCTCCCCAGTGCGTTTGGGCGATGTCGCTACCATTGAGCAGGGTGCGGAAAACACCTGGCTTGGCGCGTGGGCTAACAATCAACACGCGATTGTGATGAACGTCCAGCGTCAGCCGGGTGCGAACATTATTGCCACCGCCGACAGCATTCGTCAGATGCTGCCGCAGCTCACCGAAAGCCTGCCGAAATCAGTAAAAGTTGAGGTGTTGTCCGATCGCACCACCAATATCCGCGCATCGGTCACCGATACTCAGTTTGAACTGATGCTCGCCATCGCACTGGTGGTGATGATCATCTACCTGTTCCTGCGTAATATTCCGGCGACCATCATTCCCGGCGTGGCGGTACCGCTGTCGTTGATTGGCACCTTTGCGGTGATGGTGTTCCTTGATTTTTCCATCAATAACCTGACGCTGATGGCGCTCACCATCGCCACCGGTTTCGTGGTCGATGACGCCATTGTGGTCATCGAAAACATCTCGCGCTATATCGAGAAAGGCGAAAAACCGCTGACGGCGGCCCTGAAAGGCGCGGGTGAAATCGGCTTCACCATTATCTCCCTCACCTTCTCGCTGATTGCGGTGCTGATCCCACTGCTGTTTATGGGCGATATTGTCGGTCGTCTGTTCCGCGAATTTGCGGTGACGCTGGCGGTGGCGATACTGATTTCCGCCGTGGTTTCACTGACCCTAACGCCGATGATGTGCGCGCGCATGCTTAGCCATGAATCACTGCGCAAACAGAACCGTTTTTCCCGCGCCAGCGAACGTTTCTTTGACCGCGTCATTGCGGGTTACGGCCATATGCTGGCCCGCGTCCTGAAGCATCCGTGGCTGACGCTTAGCGTGGCGCTGGGCACCCTCGCCTTGTCGATTATTCTGTGGGTGGTTATTCCGAAAGGCTTCTTCCCGATTCAGGACAACGGCATTATTCAGGGCACGTTACAGGCTCCGCAGTCGGCGTCTTTTGCCAGCATGGCGCAGCGCCAGCAGCAGGTTTCTGAAATCATTCTGAAGGACCCGGCGGTTGAAAGCCTGACGTCATACGTCGGTGTGGACGGCACTAACCCGGCGCTGAATAGCGCGCGTTTGCAAATCAACCTGAAGCCGCTGGATGAGCGCGACGACCGCGTGCAGAAAGTGATTAAGCGCCTGCAACAGAACGTCGATCGTGTGCCGGGTATTTCGCTTTACCTGCAACCGACACAAGATCTCACTATCGATACCACCGTGAGCCGCACGCAATACCAGTTCACGCTTCAGGCGAATTCGCTCGATGCGCTGAGCCTGTGGGTACCGCAGTTGGTTACGCAACTACAAACCCTGCCGCAGCTTTCGGACGTCAGCAGTGACTGGCAGGATCAGGGGCTGGTGGCTTACGTTAACGTCGATCGCGATAGCGCCAGCCGTTTGGGGATTTCCATGGCGGACGTGGACAACGCGCTGTATAACGCCTTCGGCCAACGCCTTATTTCCACTATTTATACCCAGGCCAACCAGTACCGCGTAGTGCTGGAGCATGACACACAAGCCACGCCTGGGCTCGCGGCGCTGGATAACGTGCGTCTGACCAGCAGCGACGGCGGTGTGGTGCCTTTAACAGCCATCGCCAAAGTCGAGCAGCGTTTTGCCCCGCTCTCCATCAACCATCTGGACCAGTTCCCGGTGACCACCATTTCGTTCAACGTGGCGGGCGACTATTCATTGGGCGATGCGGTCGATGCGATTATGAACGCTGAGAAGACGCTCAGTTTCCCGACAGATATTCGTACCGAATTCCAGGGCAGTTCACTGGCCTTCCAGTCGGCGCTCAGCAGCACCGTCTGGCTGGTCGTCGCCGCGGTCGTGGCGATGTACATCGTGCTCGGCGTACTGTATGAAAGCTTTATTCACCCGATTACCATCCTCTCTACCCTGCCGACCGCAGGCGTAGGGGCGTTACTGGCGCTGATGATTGCCGGCAGCGAACTGGATGTGATCGCCATTATCGGCATCATTTTGCTCATCGGGATCGTGAAGAAAAACGCCATCATGATGATCGACTTCGCGCTGGCGGCAGAGCGTGAACAGGGCATGCCGCCGCATGAAGCGATTTATCAGGCGTGTCTGCTGCGTTTCCGTCCGATTCTGATGACCACGCTCGCCGCACTGCTCGGCGCGCTGCCGCTGATGCTGAGTACCGGCGTCGGCGCGGAACTGCGTCGCCCGTTAGGGATTGGCATGGTGGGCGGCCTGCTGGTCAGCCAGGTGCTGACGCTGTTCACCACGCCGGTCATTTATCTGCTGTTTGACCGCCTGGCGCTGCATCTGAAAAAACGCTTCCCGCGACATGAGGAGGAGGCGTAA